GCAGAGATGCATAATATCACCGTATTAAATACCAATGGCTCAATAGATTCCACAGTCGTCAACACATTTGAAGGAAAAGATACGGTACCTGCTTTTAATGGTGGCACAGATGGCAATATCACCAGGGTATTTGTGCATGAAAATAAGATCACCGCGGTCGGCAACTTTAGTTATTACGAACAGTATGTGTATGGTGTGCCTGATTACCTGCATGAACGGGATTCCCTGGTAGTAGATAGTATACCGGTAAGGAACCTGATCCGTTTCTTCCCTGATGGCTCGCTTGATTCTTCTTTCAACTATGACCCGGTATTGCATAGAAGTAAAAATGGTCCGAATGGTCCTATCAGCGATGCGTATATGCAGGCGGATGGAAAGTTGATCATCGTAGGTCGTTTTACTCATTACAATGGCGAACTGGCTCCTTACATCGCCCGTATCAATACGGATGGCAGCCTGGATGCAGGCTTTGGTGGTGCAGGAGCTGACAATCAGATTTCCAGTATCCGCTACAATGCTACTACGCAGCGTTTCATGGTGGCTGGTGTGTTCCGGAAATTTGATGGAGTAGATCACCAGGGCCTGGTGATGCTAAAGCCGGATGGTACAGTAGATCCGCTGCTGGTATCATTACCGATGGCAGCAGATGTGAGTTATAGGTTAGCACAACAGCTGAATAACGGGCTGATAGTGGTCAGTGGTTATTTCAATAAATATGGCAAGGTACACCGCAGTGGATTCATGGTGTTAAAGCCCGATGGCTCACTGGCGGACGGGTATAACAATGTCGCTGATTTTAGTGGCAGTCTCACCAAGATCTTCGAAACCACCAATTCTTCCGGGCAGACACAGACCCTTATCACAGGGATCTTTGGTCGGTTCAACAGGGTAGAAATCTCGAATGTAGTAAGGTTACTCTTTAAGTAAAGGTCAATTATGCAGCACAGAATATACCTCCTCCTGCTACTGGTCGGCTTGATGGCCTGCAACAAAGGCTACGACCGTATGCTGGACAAGAAAGATTATAATGACAGCACAGGGGTCATAGCGCGTACTCCTAAGATCCTGTTCCTCACCATAGACGGTGCAAGGGGAGAAGCGGTACGGGATGCCGCAGCACCCAATCTGCTGGCCCTGGCAGATCATGCTATCTATTCCTGGAACAGTATCAGCGATACCATTGCCTTGCGCAGCACAGGATGGGCAGATCTGCTCACGGGTGTGCACAAGGAAAAACATGGTGTGATCAAAAATGATTTCAGCAATAACCACCTGCAGGCATACCCTGTATTTTTTAAATATATCAAAGAAAGAGCGCCTAAATTCCGTATTGCAGCATACAGCTCCGCTGATAGCCTGGGTCAATTTTTAATAACGGATACAGATGTCAACCAGACATATGCGGATGATGATGCAGCCGCTACCCAGGCTATCCTGCAGGAGTTAACGATCGATACGGCCAGTATGGTATTTGGTCAGTTCTCGCAGGTGGAGCTGGCAGGTCGCCGGTATGGATATGATGTGAGTGTGCCCGGATATAAGGCGGCTATCTTACAGGCAGATGAAAATATCGGTAAGATCCTGACAGCGCTGAAGCAGCGGAAAACCTATGCTTCGGAAGACTGGCTTGTGATCATCACTGCCGGTAATGGTGGCCCTTATATGATCGATCCTTCTAATGATGATGGTACGATCCTGAGCAATACAAAGGTAAATACCTTCACGATCTACTATTCCCCCCGCTATGCCACCAGCTTTTTAGACAGGCCATATACGGGTAACCGTTATACCGGGAAAGCTGTGCGTTTGTACGGGGATAATGCAACGACAGCAGTATATGCGACCATCGATAGCGGTAAGGAAGATTACAACCTGGGCAAAGATGCAGAAGCCACCATAGAACTGAAAATAAAAAAGAACAAGACGGGTGCAGGAGATTATTCTTACACCTATCCTTCCGTGATTGGAAACAATATGTCATTGGACTGGTGGCACAATACAGGTTGGAATATTTCGCTGGAAGTCAATGCCTGGGGAGTACACTTTGGTCAGAATGGTGCCGGCTTTAATATGGCTACAGCCGGCAATATCAGTGATGGTAAGTGGCATGATATAGCTGCTGTGTTTGTGAACAGAGATGGCAAGCGTTTCCTGCGGCTGCTCACGGATGGCAATTTCAACACGGAGGCAGAGATTACCGGCTATGGCAATTTCGACACAGATGCACCGCTTTCGCTGGGCTACATGCCGGGTAATATTGTGAACAACCGCTGGCTGGATGCCTATATCACAGAAGTGAAATTCTGGAAAGC
This window of the Chitinophaga sancti genome carries:
- a CDS encoding DUF5008 domain-containing protein, translated to MKILAYILAAGMVLSACRKNDKVYPDPYAGGREPLGVALSTDAPAPSEATAGTVVTFKGKGLLPHKDSIHFNFNGEAGQVMAVDTAGIQVKVPATASTGVTSVSIGDQVFIGPVFKVKGNLDIDPAWKGVVGTSSWVNDIYRFTDGRMLLIGDFLDYEHKGVVKPIGRIVLISKDGEIDRSLQSGRGSDGSLSSISALPSGKLVVGGSFGSYDIHLAEMHNITVLNTNGSIDSTVVNTFEGKDTVPAFNGGTDGNITRVFVHENKITAVGNFSYYEQYVYGVPDYLHERDSLVVDSIPVRNLIRFFPDGSLDSSFNYDPVLHRSKNGPNGPISDAYMQADGKLIIVGRFTHYNGELAPYIARINTDGSLDAGFGGAGADNQISSIRYNATTQRFMVAGVFRKFDGVDHQGLVMLKPDGTVDPLLVSLPMAADVSYRLAQQLNNGLIVVSGYFNKYGKVHRSGFMVLKPDGSLADGYNNVADFSGSLTKIFETTNSSGQTQTLITGIFGRFNRVEISNVVRLLFK
- a CDS encoding alkaline phosphatase family protein, which gives rise to MQHRIYLLLLLVGLMACNKGYDRMLDKKDYNDSTGVIARTPKILFLTIDGARGEAVRDAAAPNLLALADHAIYSWNSISDTIALRSTGWADLLTGVHKEKHGVIKNDFSNNHLQAYPVFFKYIKERAPKFRIAAYSSADSLGQFLITDTDVNQTYADDDAAATQAILQELTIDTASMVFGQFSQVELAGRRYGYDVSVPGYKAAILQADENIGKILTALKQRKTYASEDWLVIITAGNGGPYMIDPSNDDGTILSNTKVNTFTIYYSPRYATSFLDRPYTGNRYTGKAVRLYGDNATTAVYATIDSGKEDYNLGKDAEATIELKIKKNKTGAGDYSYTYPSVIGNNMSLDWWHNTGWNISLEVNAWGVHFGQNGAGFNMATAGNISDGKWHDIAAVFVNRDGKRFLRLLTDGNFNTEAEITGYGNFDTDAPLSLGYMPGNIVNNRWLDAYITEVKFWKAAIPDNVISEYVCAAELPTSHPYHDYLVGYWSCKDGYGGVFKDQSEWAHDFKINGAYKWDDFSDLMCPSSANNLAQLVPQPVDPVRQVLNWLQIAADTKWNLDGKVWVTSYVDINK